In a genomic window of Streptomyces pristinaespiralis:
- a CDS encoding collagenase, translating to MFQSGKPRRPLRPFARGSLRAALITAATALTLCVTAVQPAPAAEPTSGAPAAPSAIRPASAPNPTDRVDRLSKAPDRAALPLPAPGGLTGGRVPGPRTPERKGGAKAQHAALGAAAVPCTLDGVTGLPPERFADFLADPAVTADGCLRSVLWTWDRRLVPVMSDAHVRTVSRRITALAAAHDGGNGSHLLEMFTYLHAVAYHDFSRDEIDITDAPTLNTMRRAVAAFGAAPRTFDATRTNAETLREALYAASAPGLRQYQLPLVKQVLATMDARHPDTAQDTSWAGAALAALSLNYLGVHPGNQDTAFHAAAKAAPSYRAAFRSFATHTHLKDRPNAWVVRDALSEYGRFGQIDGLRTGTVSGLGTLLGVTAQNFGDMSDPWAKVATWLGVYEACAPYRVCKSDIEKRLFPYTYVYGVDAVDRIKVRTGLARSTVDQLYYASKQVKAQFHRVVGSEEPLAGDPNSALDIVLYSSRKEYEIFHPLLTGMGTDNGGIYIEKGATFYTYQRRVPQDSSLTLEELFRHEYGHYLNGRWAVPGFFGEGPWYEGDRTTAMDEGTAEFFAGASRSDGVKVRRSLVQGVIDDTANGGPRMSVDRLLHATYDGDGFRFYDYAGTFFEFLWTQRPSLLRDMYRTLRADDPAAFDAWRDRLGKDAGLQSAYDAFLDAQIAHVDDLFVPDTAYVPLDQLRDGSADEVRASFAATTGSTPACRGSGTTERPRFVCTGRVTAHLTDAGDADLVFKDMSETVDHFLLDRAAGGDNNLIDMNCSFDEVDIWSGGRAGTSDYSCEGPLRG from the coding sequence GTGTTCCAGTCCGGAAAGCCGCGCCGACCTCTGCGCCCGTTCGCGCGCGGATCACTGCGCGCAGCCCTGATCACCGCCGCGACGGCGCTCACGCTCTGCGTGACGGCCGTCCAGCCCGCCCCCGCCGCCGAGCCCACGTCCGGGGCCCCCGCCGCGCCTTCGGCGATACGGCCGGCCTCCGCGCCGAACCCCACCGACCGGGTCGACCGCCTGTCGAAGGCCCCTGACCGGGCTGCCCTTCCGCTGCCGGCGCCGGGCGGCCTGACCGGCGGCCGCGTCCCCGGGCCCCGTACACCCGAGCGGAAGGGCGGGGCGAAGGCGCAGCACGCCGCCCTCGGCGCGGCGGCAGTGCCCTGCACGCTCGACGGCGTCACGGGCCTTCCCCCGGAGCGGTTCGCCGACTTCCTCGCCGACCCCGCCGTCACCGCCGACGGCTGCCTGCGGTCGGTCCTGTGGACCTGGGACCGGCGCCTCGTCCCCGTCATGTCGGACGCGCACGTCCGGACCGTCTCCCGCCGCATCACCGCACTCGCCGCCGCCCACGACGGCGGGAACGGCAGCCACCTGCTGGAGATGTTCACGTATCTCCACGCCGTCGCGTACCACGACTTCTCGCGCGACGAGATCGACATCACCGACGCGCCGACCCTGAACACAATGCGCCGTGCCGTCGCCGCCTTCGGTGCGGCGCCCCGCACCTTCGACGCCACCCGCACCAACGCCGAGACGCTGCGCGAGGCGCTCTACGCCGCCTCGGCCCCCGGCCTGCGCCAGTACCAACTCCCGCTGGTCAAGCAGGTGCTGGCCACCATGGACGCACGGCACCCCGACACCGCGCAGGACACCTCCTGGGCCGGTGCCGCGCTCGCCGCGCTCAGCCTGAACTACCTCGGCGTCCACCCCGGCAACCAGGACACCGCCTTCCACGCCGCGGCGAAGGCCGCCCCTTCCTACCGGGCAGCCTTCAGGTCGTTCGCCACGCACACGCATCTCAAGGACAGGCCCAACGCCTGGGTCGTGCGCGACGCGCTGAGCGAGTACGGCCGCTTCGGCCAGATCGACGGGCTGCGCACCGGGACCGTCTCCGGCCTCGGCACTCTCCTTGGCGTCACGGCACAGAACTTCGGTGACATGAGCGACCCGTGGGCGAAGGTCGCCACCTGGCTGGGGGTGTACGAGGCCTGCGCCCCCTACCGCGTGTGCAAGTCCGACATCGAGAAGCGCCTCTTCCCGTACACCTACGTCTACGGCGTCGACGCCGTCGACCGCATCAAGGTCCGCACCGGCCTCGCCCGGTCCACCGTCGACCAGCTGTACTACGCGAGCAAGCAGGTCAAGGCGCAGTTCCACCGGGTGGTCGGCAGCGAGGAACCGCTCGCGGGCGACCCCAACTCCGCCCTGGACATCGTCCTGTACTCCTCCCGCAAGGAGTACGAGATCTTCCACCCGCTCCTGACCGGCATGGGCACCGACAACGGCGGCATCTACATCGAGAAGGGCGCGACGTTCTACACGTACCAGCGCCGGGTGCCGCAGGACTCCTCACTGACCCTGGAGGAGTTGTTCCGCCACGAGTACGGGCACTACCTCAACGGCCGGTGGGCGGTGCCGGGCTTCTTCGGCGAGGGTCCGTGGTACGAGGGCGACCGGACCACAGCGATGGACGAGGGCACCGCCGAGTTCTTCGCCGGCGCCAGCCGCAGCGACGGCGTCAAGGTCCGCAGGTCGCTCGTCCAAGGCGTCATCGACGACACCGCGAACGGCGGGCCGCGCATGAGCGTGGACCGGCTGCTGCACGCCACGTACGACGGCGACGGCTTCCGCTTCTACGACTACGCGGGCACCTTCTTCGAGTTCCTCTGGACACAACGGCCCTCCCTGCTACGGGACATGTACCGCACCCTGCGCGCCGACGACCCGGCCGCGTTCGACGCCTGGCGCGACAGGCTCGGCAAGGACGCGGGGCTGCAGAGCGCGTACGACGCCTTCCTCGACGCGCAGATCGCCCACGTCGACGACCTGTTCGTGCCGGACACCGCCTATGTGCCGCTGGACCAGCTGCGCGACGGCTCGGCCGACGAGGTCCGCGCCTCCTTCGCCGCGACGACCGGCAGCACCCCGGCCTGCCGGGGCAGCGGCACGACCGAGCGTCCCCGGTTCGTCTGCACCGGCCGCGTCACCGCGCACCTGACCGACGCCGGCGACGCCGACCTCGTCTTCAAGGACATGTCCGAGACGGTCGACCACTTCCTCCTCGACCGTGCGGCCGGCGGAGACAACAACCTGATCGACATGAACTGCTCGTTCGACGAGGTGGACATCTGGTCCGGCGGACGTGCGGGCACATCCGACTACAGCTGCGAGGGCCCCCTCCGCGGCTGA
- a CDS encoding PP2C family protein-serine/threonine phosphatase: MSENENCVRCGGIVAPDGRCWDCGHAQPAFRSHVEVTAPDGAAGVSDRGGRRGVNADAMALTRRGGWTIGVVCDGVSMSPRAERAAQVAAEVGARVLAARLPAGVLPETALGEAAARAAQAVAALATPADTEVSPACTFVAGVAGPEGIWSASIGDSRAYWLPDEGTGMTLTEDDIGEHDALAAWLGAEAEDTEARIRSYRPSVPGRLLLCTDGLWRYLPDAEGLRDAVIRVPQASTDGVDLLPHAQELVRYALDAGGHDNITAVLIPVDATAPPDRAAPETPAPGGPAA; this comes from the coding sequence ATGAGTGAGAACGAGAACTGTGTCCGGTGCGGCGGGATCGTCGCCCCGGACGGCCGCTGCTGGGACTGCGGCCACGCACAGCCGGCCTTCCGGTCGCACGTCGAGGTCACGGCTCCGGACGGCGCGGCGGGCGTCAGCGACCGCGGCGGGCGACGCGGTGTCAACGCGGACGCCATGGCCCTGACCCGGCGCGGGGGCTGGACGATCGGCGTCGTCTGCGACGGCGTCTCCATGTCACCCAGGGCGGAGCGCGCGGCGCAGGTCGCGGCCGAGGTCGGGGCGCGTGTGCTGGCGGCGCGGCTGCCGGCGGGCGTGCTTCCGGAGACGGCGCTCGGCGAGGCCGCGGCCCGCGCGGCACAGGCCGTCGCCGCCTTGGCCACCCCGGCGGACACGGAGGTGTCACCGGCCTGCACGTTCGTCGCGGGCGTGGCCGGCCCGGAGGGTATCTGGAGTGCGTCGATCGGCGACAGCCGTGCCTACTGGCTGCCGGACGAGGGCACGGGCATGACGCTCACCGAGGACGACATCGGTGAACACGACGCCCTCGCCGCCTGGTTGGGCGCGGAGGCGGAGGACACGGAGGCACGCATCCGGAGCTACCGGCCGTCCGTGCCCGGCCGTCTGCTGCTCTGCACGGACGGGTTGTGGCGCTACCTGCCCGACGCCGAGGGCCTGCGGGACGCAGTCATCCGCGTCCCGCAGGCGTCGACCGACGGCGTCGATCTGCTGCCGCACGCACAGGAGTTGGTGCGGTACGCGCTCGACGCGGGCGGGCACGACAACATCACCGCCGTGCTCATCCCCGTCGACGCGACCGCTCCCCCGGACCGCGCCGCCCCGGAAACACCGGCCCCGGGCGGCCCCGCCGCGTGA
- a CDS encoding phosphotransferase: MHSVPAPAGLAATANGGPAARILHPDLHPENVLLTADGPMVIDRTNAAVGQPAPEWAMSALVLAQVALGFPPDVSVGVRRGPTAMLAVACSDAADVVGRLPQARARRADDPGMSAGEIAHLDEAVALARSAAGSPSCRSAVTPHRPRKETSDRIDEDR; this comes from the coding sequence TTGCACTCCGTCCCGGCCCCGGCGGGCCTCGCCGCGACGGCGAACGGTGGCCCCGCGGCCCGGATCCTCCATCCGGACCTCCACCCGGAGAACGTGCTGCTCACGGCGGACGGCCCGATGGTCATCGACCGGACGAACGCCGCGGTCGGGCAGCCCGCTCCCGAGTGGGCGATGTCGGCGCTCGTCCTCGCTCAAGTGGCTCTCGGATTCCCGCCCGACGTCTCGGTCGGCGTACGCCGGGGTCCGACGGCCATGCTCGCCGTCGCGTGCAGTGATGCGGCCGACGTCGTCGGCCGGCTCCCTCAGGCAAGGGCCCGCCGGGCCGACGATCCGGGCATGAGCGCCGGGGAGATCGCGCACCTGGACGAGGCCGTCGCCCTCGCCAGGTCCGCGGCCGGCTCACCGTCCTGCCGTTCGGCCGTCACGCCACACCGTCCGCGGAAAGAGACCTCCGATCGGATCGACGAAGACCGGTGA
- a CDS encoding DUF4145 domain-containing protein, translated as MPTSVNFIFATSGLQSMLKFFTGTLDAAYFGSTPFLLGYSYGLPVRAVGIAQRLGNGHAVVTRGTLSSRPRIGTVSGSTGHEIAHAWAKATDRNPVYVDLPPNDQVMAFEAGFIDAVSCWEPFTTMAVRLGGKRVFTGEDSGSQLNLLCVSSDTAQEKPAAVRALVKTHDDVSRKLRLGVSSRELHFLQGVFADALSITDCERIFRDGIEWVESTSASTAQTRDEITASLRSSWDFLVSTGLYSGNMPDLSAALEPLDERVDRTTADERSTLRLGYSDSIMCAPILLGRHSRLFMANGLDDTDSDSRIIERVAALGDEYRQALRSIRSLLAVEPELAVVKAGKVIEQELADFYERCFDRVPPKAISSAIEELSKFGVMPTRVTAAAHWLRNLRNDSAHRGREAVQYAETAYGLTVEILEWLHQELPRLLLRCTRCGRTIEDSNWVACPHCGQLRRRSCGSCREPIQASWKACPHCGCAV; from the coding sequence GTGCCGACGTCGGTCAACTTCATATTCGCGACCTCGGGTCTGCAGTCGATGCTCAAATTCTTCACAGGCACGCTGGATGCTGCGTACTTCGGCTCGACCCCCTTCCTCCTGGGCTACTCCTACGGGCTTCCCGTCCGGGCCGTCGGGATCGCGCAGCGACTGGGCAACGGGCACGCGGTGGTCACCAGGGGCACCTTGTCCTCACGCCCCCGCATCGGAACGGTCTCGGGCAGCACGGGCCACGAAATCGCCCACGCCTGGGCGAAGGCGACCGACCGCAACCCGGTCTACGTCGACCTCCCCCCGAACGACCAGGTCATGGCGTTCGAAGCGGGATTCATCGACGCGGTCTCCTGCTGGGAACCCTTTACGACCATGGCGGTCCGCCTCGGCGGCAAGCGTGTCTTCACCGGTGAGGATTCGGGGAGTCAGCTGAATCTGCTGTGCGTGAGCAGTGACACGGCACAGGAGAAGCCTGCCGCTGTGCGGGCTCTGGTGAAGACACACGACGATGTCTCGCGGAAGCTGCGCCTCGGCGTCTCCTCGCGTGAACTCCACTTTCTGCAAGGCGTCTTCGCCGACGCGCTGTCCATCACCGACTGTGAAAGAATTTTCCGCGACGGCATCGAGTGGGTCGAATCCACCAGTGCTTCCACGGCCCAGACGCGGGACGAGATAACCGCATCGCTGCGCAGCTCATGGGACTTCCTCGTCTCCACGGGCCTGTACTCGGGAAACATGCCCGACCTCTCGGCGGCTCTCGAACCTCTCGACGAGAGGGTCGACCGCACCACGGCCGACGAGAGATCGACGCTGCGCCTCGGCTATTCCGATTCGATCATGTGCGCACCGATTCTCCTCGGCCGCCATTCACGTCTGTTCATGGCGAACGGCTTGGACGACACGGACAGTGACAGCCGGATCATCGAACGGGTCGCGGCCCTCGGGGACGAATACCGACAGGCTCTGCGGAGTATCCGCTCCCTCCTGGCCGTCGAGCCCGAGCTGGCCGTGGTGAAGGCCGGGAAGGTCATCGAGCAGGAGCTGGCCGATTTCTACGAGAGGTGCTTCGACCGGGTCCCGCCCAAGGCCATCAGCAGTGCCATCGAAGAGCTGAGCAAGTTCGGAGTGATGCCCACCCGGGTGACCGCGGCCGCCCACTGGCTGCGGAACCTGCGCAACGACTCCGCCCATCGCGGGCGAGAGGCCGTCCAATACGCGGAGACCGCATACGGCTTGACGGTCGAGATCCTCGAATGGCTGCACCAGGAGCTCCCTCGGCTCCTGCTCCGTTGCACGCGGTGCGGCAGAACGATCGAGGACAGCAACTGGGTGGCCTGCCCGCACTGCGGTCAGCTGCGTCGGCGGAGCTGCGGCTCGTGCAGAGAACCGATACAGGCCTCGTGGAAGGCCTGCCCGCACTGCGGTTGCGCGGTGTAG
- a CDS encoding sulfite exporter TauE/SafE family protein — protein sequence MTLSVELLAIISVLSLLAYGLKGLTGFGPALLFVPVASVLFNQPLAVAASGVLDATSGAAMTVTDRQIRRGREGFLVGATMAVGTSAGVVALSYIPSIAAAVLLMVAVVIGLASVVIAQRRGPVEESQKIGSRGGAVVGLLAGFIGGITGINGPPLVIYLQRILTPHDLRIVVTRVLLVSAVVRVLTFLVVGDQIANAMLLALVCLPMQLVALLIGTKLSRITSPGMLTTINSTIVAFSVLLAAYNTLWGS from the coding sequence ATGACCCTCAGTGTGGAGCTCCTGGCGATCATTTCCGTCCTTTCTCTCCTCGCCTACGGACTCAAAGGGCTTACCGGGTTCGGTCCGGCGCTGTTGTTCGTGCCGGTGGCCTCCGTTCTGTTCAACCAGCCTCTCGCCGTGGCCGCATCAGGAGTTCTCGATGCGACCTCGGGGGCGGCCATGACGGTCACCGACCGTCAGATCCGCCGGGGCCGTGAAGGTTTCCTCGTCGGGGCCACCATGGCCGTCGGCACCTCGGCCGGAGTCGTGGCGCTCAGCTACATCCCGAGCATCGCCGCTGCCGTGCTCCTCATGGTCGCCGTCGTCATCGGCCTGGCGTCAGTGGTCATCGCCCAGCGCAGGGGGCCGGTCGAGGAGTCGCAGAAAATCGGGTCCCGCGGGGGAGCCGTGGTCGGGCTGCTGGCGGGATTCATCGGCGGTATCACCGGGATCAACGGTCCCCCTCTCGTCATCTACTTGCAGCGCATCCTCACGCCCCACGACCTGAGAATCGTCGTGACGCGCGTTCTGCTCGTATCGGCCGTGGTGCGGGTGCTCACCTTCCTGGTGGTCGGCGACCAGATAGCGAACGCGATGCTCCTGGCGCTCGTCTGCCTGCCGATGCAACTCGTGGCCCTGCTCATCGGAACCAAGCTGTCCCGGATAACGTCGCCCGGCATGCTGACCACGATCAACAGCACGATTGTCGCTTTCTCCGTCTTGCTCGCTGCCTACAACACCCTCTGGGGATCCTAG
- a CDS encoding pyridoxamine 5'-phosphate oxidase family protein: MTGAPPRGLDQRLRDTRARLENDVDLWVATTGNPGGVHLIPLSYLWDGTAFLISTPRASVTGRNLLADDRVRLSLGPTRDVVLVDGTAEPVDIAALAPGTGDAFATKTGFDPRELDEPYQYFLIRPRRVQAWREANELRGRDLMRDGRWLA, translated from the coding sequence ATGACGGGCGCGCCGCCGCGTGGACTTGACCAGAGACTGCGGGACACTCGCGCGCGACTGGAGAACGACGTCGATCTCTGGGTCGCGACAACGGGCAACCCGGGCGGCGTCCACCTCATCCCCCTCTCGTATCTCTGGGACGGGACGGCGTTCCTCATCTCGACGCCGCGTGCCTCGGTCACCGGCCGCAACCTGCTGGCCGACGACCGGGTGCGCCTCAGCCTCGGGCCGACCCGCGACGTCGTCCTCGTCGACGGCACCGCCGAGCCGGTGGATATCGCGGCCCTCGCCCCCGGGACGGGTGACGCGTTCGCGACGAAGACGGGTTTCGACCCGCGTGAGCTCGACGAGCCGTACCAGTACTTCCTGATCCGTCCGCGGCGCGTCCAGGCGTGGCGAGAGGCGAACGAGCTGCGGGGACGCGACCTCATGCGCGACGGCCGCTGGCTCGCCTGA